From the Spartinivicinus poritis genome, the window AAGGATAAATAACGGTATTCCTAGCCTGTTCACTTATAAAACAGATTGGTTGTTTTATCACCTTGAATGGGCTGGCCATTGGGACTTAAACTAAGCTCAGTCAGTTGTATTCCTGCCGCATAGCAGGCACAACCGGCAATGCCTCCAACAGGTATGGCAATAAGCTTATGGGATTTGAACCAGGCCAGGCTATGATTGAGGGTGGTAGCAAAAATTACCCACAAGCAGGCTAGCCATAATGGAACTAATGCTGTTTGAGTACCTGGTTTGATAATAACCCCTAGCTGTATCCAAAAACTGTCGATACTTGCTCCAACTAATAAAACTGTTGCTAAAAGCTCGCGCTCTTGTTGCCAATTACCAATCCAATAAAAATGAATGGCTAGTATAGTGGCCAGACAAACCACTGCAATGTAATTGCCTCCTAATATACAACTGAACCAGCCCAGTTGAAATAATAGAGCGTTGATAATAAGTGCATGGGTTTTATTTTTCATCTATATAAAACCGTTTTTAGATATTGTGCTTTAGCTTCTTTACTAAATAGCCAAGCACAGGAATATGTTCATAAAGCATGCTACCTAGATCAAAATAATCTTGATGGTAAAAAGCTTTGCCATTTTCTAAAAATTTAACCAGGCTAATGCCATTTAATTGAATGGGTTGGTTGCCGTTCAGCTTTAAATGGCTGTAAGTCAGTTGCCAGGGGATAGTAGCAACACCTTGTGGATTTATATAGGTCTCCTCTTCAAACTTAAATGTACAGGAGGTTAAGTTCTGATATAAGGCTTCAAAATAGTTTTGTAGAGAGGCTACATTGGTAAACTTATTGACCGGGTCAATAAACACAACATTATCGGTATACATAATGCTGAGTTGATTTAAATTGTGCGAATTCAGTGAAAGGTAGCGAGCTTTAAAGGTGGTTAATATTTCTTCATAATTTACTGCAGGCATGACTTGACCTCCTTGAGTTGCTTGAAGGCGGTTAGCACCTGTTCCCTTGCCAAGCTATGGTCTACTATTGGCTCGGGATAAGTCTGGTGGAGCTGGTTTTGCTGTAAATACGCTTGGGGTTGATGAATATACTTTGCAGGGATTGGCTGTAGTTCAGGAACAAACGCTTTAATAAACTGGCCTTGTGGGTCAAATCGCTTTGATTGGCTGGTGGGGTTAAATATTCGAAAATAGGGGGCAGCATCAGTGCCAGTTGATGCTGACCATTGCCAGCCACCATTATTGGCCGCTAAATCACCGTCTATCAAATGTTGCATAAAAAACTTTTCGCCTAGCCGCCAATCTAGCATCAAATCCTTGGTTAAAAACATGGCGACGATCATTCTCAATCGATTATGCATCCAACCAGTTGCTACCAGTT encodes:
- a CDS encoding nuclear transport factor 2 family protein codes for the protein MPAVNYEEILTTFKARYLSLNSHNLNQLSIMYTDNVVFIDPVNKFTNVASLQNYFEALYQNLTSCTFKFEEETYINPQGVATIPWQLTYSHLKLNGNQPIQLNGISLVKFLENGKAFYHQDYFDLGSMLYEHIPVLGYLVKKLKHNI
- a CDS encoding DUF2878 domain-containing protein, yielding MKNKTHALIINALLFQLGWFSCILGGNYIAVVCLATILAIHFYWIGNWQQERELLATVLLVGASIDSFWIQLGVIIKPGTQTALVPLWLACLWVIFATTLNHSLAWFKSHKLIAIPVGGIAGCACYAAGIQLTELSLSPNGQPIQGDKTTNLFYK